The following are encoded together in the Flavihumibacter fluvii genome:
- a CDS encoding helix-turn-helix domain-containing protein, protein MVSIRCKMVVKAELDKLDLLYGTIDLGEVEIKSNITKAQRDILRTALLKAGLELMDDKKAILIEKIKKVIIEMVHYSDELPKIKNSIYISDKLGHDYTYLANLFSETTGTNIEQFIIVHKIEKVKELLLYDELNMTEISYKLNYSSVAHLSNQFKKITGLTPSYFKKLKLKRQTTLENL, encoded by the coding sequence ATGGTCAGCATCCGTTGCAAAATGGTGGTTAAGGCGGAATTGGATAAACTGGATCTGCTGTACGGAACGATTGACCTGGGCGAGGTTGAGATAAAAAGCAATATCACCAAAGCACAACGCGACATTTTGAGGACGGCTTTATTAAAAGCCGGACTTGAATTGATGGATGACAAGAAGGCCATACTGATCGAAAAAATAAAGAAAGTGATCATTGAAATGGTACACTATTCAGATGAGCTTCCAAAAATAAAAAACTCAATTTACATCAGTGACAAATTAGGGCATGATTACACTTACCTGGCGAATCTTTTCTCAGAAACCACCGGCACTAATATTGAGCAATTTATTATCGTCCACAAGATCGAAAAAGTAAAGGAATTATTACTGTATGACGAACTTAATATGACAGAGATTTCCTATAAATTAAATTACAGCAGTGTTGCCCATCTTTCCAACCAATTCAAAAAAATAACCGGCTTAACTCCTTCCTATTTCAAAAAGCTCAAATTAAAAAGGCAGACAACACTGGAAAATCTATAA
- a CDS encoding alpha/beta hydrolase, whose amino-acid sequence MKTNNQKTAGFILFLICLVQYSTAQITYSNDILGGDFKKATIHQPDDYEGNITCTLVRKLANKKSTKAVLYIHGFNDYFFQEEMADEYTSHGINFYALDLRKYGRSILPNHKMNNVRDLREYFADIDTALKIIQQEGSVKTILSGHSTGGLIVTYYAQQHRNSKLFHALFLNSPFFDFNAPIPTEQTPIPKLAKQGQTTPDSLNKRGTSTLYGESLHKSARGEWNYSLEWKPFISEATNYGWLNAIYTAQQNIKKGPKITQPILLMYSDNTVRTTTWTDRMFTGDAVLDVKDISEIGAKIKGRKTIVVIKNGMHDLVLSPKPVRDMVYTELFSWLAKF is encoded by the coding sequence ATGAAAACAAATAACCAAAAAACTGCCGGCTTCATCCTGTTCCTTATCTGCCTGGTGCAGTATTCAACAGCTCAAATCACCTACAGCAATGATATCCTTGGAGGAGATTTCAAGAAGGCTACAATCCACCAGCCCGATGATTACGAAGGCAATATCACCTGCACCCTTGTGCGAAAACTAGCCAATAAAAAGAGCACCAAAGCAGTATTGTATATTCACGGTTTCAATGATTATTTTTTCCAGGAAGAAATGGCTGATGAGTATACCAGTCACGGAATTAATTTTTATGCCCTGGACCTGAGGAAATATGGACGATCTATATTACCCAACCATAAGATGAATAATGTCCGCGACCTGCGGGAATATTTTGCAGACATTGATACCGCATTAAAAATCATTCAACAGGAAGGGTCTGTTAAGACCATCTTAAGTGGGCATTCAACCGGCGGATTGATCGTTACGTATTACGCCCAGCAACACCGAAATAGCAAACTCTTTCACGCGCTTTTTCTAAATAGCCCTTTCTTTGATTTTAATGCACCAATACCAACAGAACAAACACCTATTCCGAAACTGGCAAAACAGGGCCAAACCACACCGGATTCATTAAACAAACGTGGTACATCAACATTATATGGTGAAAGTTTGCATAAATCAGCCAGGGGAGAATGGAATTACAGCCTGGAATGGAAACCTTTTATTTCCGAGGCAACAAATTATGGCTGGCTGAATGCCATCTATACTGCACAGCAGAACATCAAAAAGGGTCCTAAAATTACCCAGCCGATATTATTAATGTATTCAGACAATACCGTCCGTACAACAACCTGGACAGATCGTATGTTCACAGGCGATGCTGTACTGGATGTGAAGGATATCTCGGAAATCGGGGCAAAAATAAAAGGCCGAAAAACCATAGTAGTTATCAAAAACGGCATGCATGACCTTGTACTTTCCCCTAAACCTGTAAGGGATATGGTTTACACCGAATTGTTCAGTTGGCTGGCTAAATTCTAA
- a CDS encoding glycerate kinase type-2 family protein has protein sequence MTNREKAIQIFNSAVAAVQPERLIPDHLKVSGNTLQVFDQQLDLARVDGVYVIGAGKASAAMAQSVERILGGYLTGGIVVTKYDHCLPLQTIVCREAGHPVPDEQAVAATAEMISLIQHAGENAVIICLISGGASSLWIDLPNGISLNDIQYLFQLLLKSGATIDEVNTVRKHLSTIKGGQLLRFAPGAKWFSLVISDVPGDDVSVIASGPTAPDDSSFFDVNNILLKYKLKDKLPEAVSMHLENGLHGIIADTPKSDDPIFKQVRQKIIGNNKIALDAAAAKARELGCVNIHINTKLSGDAAVIGQEMVREIEEYTGGLPVCFLAGGETTVEVSGNGKGGRNQHLVLSALCVSGGIRNFTLLAAGTDGTDGPTDAAGAIIDNTLLSTINDRQLNPEIYLRNHDAYHFFEQVGALFKTGATQTNVMDLVIGIIN, from the coding sequence ATGACCAACAGGGAAAAGGCGATTCAAATTTTCAATTCAGCCGTAGCTGCAGTTCAGCCGGAGCGTTTAATTCCGGACCACCTGAAGGTTTCAGGTAATACGCTGCAGGTTTTTGACCAGCAATTGGACCTGGCCCGGGTTGACGGTGTTTATGTTATTGGTGCCGGGAAAGCCAGTGCAGCTATGGCGCAATCGGTTGAAAGGATTTTAGGTGGATATCTCACTGGTGGGATTGTGGTGACCAAGTATGACCATTGCCTGCCCTTGCAGACCATAGTATGCAGGGAGGCCGGCCATCCGGTACCGGATGAGCAAGCAGTGGCTGCAACTGCAGAAATGATCAGCCTTATCCAGCACGCCGGTGAAAATGCCGTTATCATTTGCCTTATCAGTGGCGGCGCTTCGTCCCTATGGATAGACCTGCCAAATGGGATATCCCTGAATGATATACAGTACCTGTTCCAGTTGCTGCTGAAATCCGGTGCAACTATTGATGAAGTGAATACGGTGCGAAAACATTTATCCACCATAAAAGGCGGACAACTCTTAAGGTTTGCACCTGGTGCCAAATGGTTTTCCCTGGTCATTTCCGATGTGCCGGGCGATGATGTATCGGTTATTGCCAGTGGCCCCACCGCGCCAGATGATAGTAGCTTTTTTGATGTTAACAACATCCTGTTGAAGTATAAATTAAAGGATAAATTGCCCGAGGCGGTCAGTATGCACCTGGAAAATGGCCTTCATGGAATTATAGCCGATACACCTAAGTCCGATGACCCGATCTTTAAGCAAGTCCGGCAAAAAATCATTGGCAATAATAAAATTGCTCTTGATGCAGCTGCAGCAAAGGCGCGTGAATTGGGCTGTGTTAATATTCATATCAACACAAAACTTTCCGGTGATGCTGCAGTTATTGGTCAGGAAATGGTCAGGGAAATTGAGGAATATACCGGTGGTTTGCCGGTCTGTTTTTTAGCAGGCGGTGAAACGACCGTGGAAGTTAGTGGCAACGGTAAGGGGGGGCGCAACCAGCACCTCGTGCTGAGTGCATTGTGTGTTTCAGGAGGCATACGCAATTTTACCCTGCTGGCTGCAGGTACAGATGGAACTGATGGTCCAACGGATGCGGCCGGTGCGATCATTGACAATACATTGTTATCAACCATTAATGACCGTCAGTTGAACCCCGAAATTTATCTCCGGAACCATGATGCCTACCATTTTTTTGAACAGGTGGGTGCCTTGTTTAAGACCGGGGCTACCCAGACAAATGTGATGGACCTGGTTATTGGCATCATCAATTGA
- a CDS encoding GntP family permease has product MVTGLPLIIIISSAIAFIVVACSRFKWHPFLALLVAALATGLIVGLPIKDIAKTANEGFGSMMTHIGLVVVLGTLIGTVLEKTGATLRIADAIIRFFGKDKPIFAITVIGAVVGIPIFCDSGFIILQGLTKPLSRESKQSYTAIVSGLAGGLYITHSLLPPHPGALAGAANLGLGQHLGVVILTGLLISLPTTIICWFFAAKFLRIPTQFDQEDDIRPEEIKGLPALWKCILPVIFPLLFIAAGSMADLIDLPEHLRNFLHFLGSPVIALLTGLLFSLLLVPKNKSTIFKAWMTEAVSHAGPILILVGAGGVFGAILKSTPLAAMVGNWVKSGSFSPFAFLLIAYAIGCLLKTAQGSTTSAIIIATSILAPIAAIAGFKEPLQLSLLLSATAAGAMMVSHTNDAYFWVISQFSELTMAQTYRSFSILSTVLSLSSLLFIMIVAAVLL; this is encoded by the coding sequence ATGGTTACCGGACTACCACTTATTATCATTATTTCCAGCGCCATTGCTTTTATTGTGGTGGCCTGCTCCAGATTTAAATGGCATCCTTTCCTGGCATTACTGGTGGCCGCATTGGCAACCGGACTGATTGTTGGGTTACCCATTAAAGATATTGCCAAAACAGCCAATGAAGGTTTTGGAAGTATGATGACCCATATCGGGTTGGTGGTAGTATTGGGTACACTCATCGGAACGGTATTGGAGAAAACCGGCGCCACATTGCGCATTGCGGATGCCATCATCCGCTTTTTCGGCAAAGACAAACCCATATTTGCCATTACAGTGATTGGAGCAGTTGTGGGGATCCCGATTTTTTGTGACAGTGGATTTATCATTTTACAAGGACTGACCAAACCTTTAAGCCGGGAAAGCAAACAGTCCTACACGGCCATTGTAAGTGGACTGGCAGGTGGTTTATATATTACACATTCCTTATTGCCACCACATCCCGGCGCATTAGCTGGTGCAGCCAACCTGGGTCTTGGCCAGCATTTAGGGGTGGTTATCCTGACTGGCCTTTTGATAAGCCTGCCCACTACCATCATTTGCTGGTTTTTTGCGGCAAAGTTTTTACGCATACCCACACAATTTGACCAGGAGGATGATATTCGCCCGGAGGAAATAAAAGGCCTGCCAGCTTTATGGAAATGTATACTGCCGGTGATTTTCCCATTGTTATTTATTGCTGCAGGATCTATGGCTGATTTAATTGACCTGCCTGAACACCTTAGAAATTTCCTGCATTTTTTGGGCAGTCCGGTTATTGCGCTATTGACGGGCTTATTGTTTTCTTTATTATTGGTCCCAAAAAATAAATCCACCATTTTTAAAGCCTGGATGACGGAGGCTGTTTCCCATGCAGGTCCCATATTGATATTGGTAGGCGCGGGCGGTGTCTTTGGTGCTATCCTGAAAAGTACGCCATTGGCGGCAATGGTAGGAAATTGGGTCAAATCGGGCAGCTTTTCGCCATTCGCATTTTTGTTGATCGCCTATGCGATCGGTTGTTTATTAAAGACTGCCCAGGGATCCACCACATCAGCCATCATTATTGCCACGTCCATTTTGGCGCCCATTGCGGCAATAGCAGGATTCAAGGAACCACTGCAACTGTCCTTGTTGCTAAGTGCAACAGCTGCAGGCGCTATGATGGTGAGCCATACCAATGATGCTTATTTTTGGGTGATTTCCCAATTCTCTGAACTCACAATGGCCCAGACCTATCGTAGTTTTTCAATATTAAGTACGGTGCTGAGTTTATCTAGCTTGTTATTTATTATGATAGTTGCGGCGGTCTTGCTTTAA
- a CDS encoding Crp/Fnr family transcriptional regulator, translated as MNNQATLDNTFEPALVKEIHQFGIIKNYREGDIIMDYGKYIRMMPLVVKGTIKVYRKDDAGNEILLYYLSNNESCSMAYSCCMEAKKSEVKAVAEDEVELIAIPHIKLDEWLCKYPSWKSYIMRSFNERFLEMLKSIESIAFHKLDERLIAYLKEKQRLTGSSVIKASHSLIADELATSRVVVSRLLKQLENEQKIILYRNEIKILKVLL; from the coding sequence ATGAACAACCAAGCAACCCTGGACAACACTTTTGAGCCAGCCCTGGTGAAGGAAATACACCAGTTTGGGATCATAAAAAATTACCGGGAAGGGGATATTATCATGGACTATGGAAAATACATCCGGATGATGCCCCTGGTGGTCAAAGGCACTATTAAAGTATACCGTAAGGATGATGCCGGCAATGAGATCCTGCTATATTACCTCTCCAATAACGAAAGCTGTTCTATGGCTTACAGTTGTTGTATGGAAGCAAAAAAAAGCGAGGTAAAAGCTGTCGCTGAAGATGAGGTGGAACTGATCGCCATCCCGCATATTAAACTGGACGAATGGTTGTGTAAATACCCAAGTTGGAAATCTTATATCATGCGCAGTTTCAATGAACGGTTCCTGGAAATGCTTAAATCAATTGAAAGCATCGCCTTTCATAAACTTGACGAGCGCCTCATTGCATACCTGAAAGAAAAACAACGCCTGACAGGATCCAGTGTTATCAAAGCCTCCCACAGCCTTATAGCAGATGAATTAGCTACTTCCAGGGTGGTCGTTTCGCGTTTGCTCAAACAACTGGAAAATGAACAGAAGATCATTCTATACAGAAATGAAATCAAAATCCTGAAAGTTCTCTTATGA
- a CDS encoding OprD family outer membrane porin, which yields MKILAKVRRLISTSAVAVLIGSSAYAQHQELSEKPQMYKGKQTDNTDSTSLLSAFKRGRVNGHFRYFFMSTQNQKGLTDYYANAAGGGLRFETAKFHGFQFAVSGFYTFNIGSSDLGKPDTTTGQSNRYEIALFDVEDPYNKKDIDRLEEFYLKYNYKKSSVIFGRQLINTPFINLQDGRMRPTGVEGIWFEMNEIKKTKIEGGWLYAISPRGTTKWYGIGESIGIYPSGVNVEGGKSEYLSNLNSKAVLMLGAHADLGKKVKLHGWDVWVDNIFNTAMVQADLQLPIRQNEQVFAAVQGIRQDAINDGGNADPAKTYFEKGQKSYAFGFKAGWKNRRWETSVNYNRITSDSRYLMPREWGREPFFTFLPRERNEGFGNADAIMGRLNYSFPKTEIKASLALGYYQLPDVKDTRLNKYGMPSYTQFNADFRYPFKGIMKGLEAQLLVVGKLNKGETYNNKKYEFNKVDMMQYNLVLNFHF from the coding sequence ATGAAAATTTTAGCAAAAGTGAGAAGGCTGATCAGTACAAGTGCAGTTGCTGTATTAATTGGATCATCAGCATATGCACAACACCAGGAATTATCTGAAAAACCACAAATGTATAAGGGTAAACAGACTGATAACACTGATAGTACCTCCCTGTTATCCGCGTTTAAAAGGGGCCGCGTAAACGGACATTTCCGGTATTTTTTCATGAGTACCCAGAACCAAAAAGGGCTTACGGACTATTATGCCAATGCAGCTGGCGGCGGATTACGGTTTGAAACTGCAAAATTCCATGGATTTCAATTTGCTGTGAGTGGTTTTTATACTTTTAATATCGGCTCCTCAGACCTTGGCAAACCGGATACCACAACAGGGCAGTCTAATCGTTATGAGATCGCCTTGTTTGATGTTGAAGATCCATATAATAAAAAAGATATTGACCGCCTGGAGGAATTTTATCTTAAGTACAATTATAAAAAATCCAGTGTCATTTTTGGCAGGCAGTTGATTAATACACCGTTCATCAATTTGCAGGATGGCAGGATGCGCCCTACCGGTGTGGAAGGAATCTGGTTTGAAATGAATGAAATCAAAAAGACGAAGATAGAAGGGGGTTGGCTTTATGCCATTTCCCCAAGGGGAACTACAAAATGGTACGGCATAGGAGAATCAATTGGCATTTACCCGTCAGGCGTTAATGTTGAAGGTGGCAAATCTGAATATCTTTCCAATTTGAACAGTAAAGCGGTATTAATGCTTGGCGCGCATGCGGACCTGGGGAAAAAAGTCAAACTCCATGGTTGGGATGTTTGGGTAGATAATATTTTCAACACGGCGATGGTACAGGCAGACCTGCAACTTCCTATCCGGCAAAACGAACAGGTTTTTGCAGCGGTCCAGGGAATACGGCAGGATGCCATCAATGATGGGGGAAATGCCGATCCGGCAAAAACCTATTTTGAAAAAGGCCAAAAATCATACGCATTTGGATTTAAGGCCGGCTGGAAAAACCGGCGTTGGGAAACCAGCGTTAATTACAACCGAATCACTTCTGATAGCCGCTACCTGATGCCCAGGGAATGGGGCCGCGAGCCATTCTTTACTTTTCTGCCAAGGGAACGGAATGAAGGTTTCGGAAACGCTGACGCGATCATGGGAAGGCTAAATTATTCCTTCCCGAAAACGGAGATCAAGGCATCCCTTGCTCTTGGTTATTATCAATTACCTGATGTTAAGGATACTCGACTGAATAAATATGGCATGCCATCCTATACACAGTTTAATGCAGATTTCCGATATCCCTTTAAAGGCATTATGAAAGGCCTGGAAGCCCAATTACTTGTCGTAGGCAAATTGAATAAAGGTGAAACCTACAACAACAAAAAATACGAGTTCAACAAAGTAGATATGATGCAATATAACCTGGTATTGAACTTTCACTTTTAA
- a CDS encoding DsrE family protein — translation MKKISLLLMVLFMAFMSQAQSHKIVFQVTSADTLVHKAVLKQLEHIFILAPDAKVEVVCHGPGLSMLVKEKSIVQPKVHEMSEKGVAFVACEFSMKERNVTKDQILTDAGTVKGGIIEIATKQEQGWAYIKAGF, via the coding sequence ATGAAAAAAATCAGCCTTTTACTCATGGTATTGTTCATGGCATTCATGAGCCAGGCCCAATCCCACAAAATCGTCTTCCAGGTAACTTCTGCCGACACCCTGGTACATAAGGCTGTCCTCAAACAACTGGAGCATATTTTCATTCTTGCTCCGGATGCAAAGGTTGAAGTAGTATGCCATGGACCCGGCCTATCTATGCTGGTGAAAGAAAAATCAATTGTACAACCCAAGGTTCATGAAATGTCTGAAAAAGGTGTTGCTTTTGTCGCTTGTGAGTTTTCGATGAAAGAAAGGAATGTAACAAAAGATCAGATACTCACCGATGCCGGAACCGTAAAAGGGGGCATTATTGAAATTGCCACAAAACAGGAACAAGGCTGGGCCTATATAAAAGCCGGATTTTAG
- a CDS encoding bifunctional metallophosphatase/5'-nucleotidase, whose protein sequence is MQTNRRDFIRQLGTLGGSGLLAATPLLGSAGETADDKDDFTVSILQTTDVHCQVHPHDELFWENNKAVFRKTGGYAHLATYFKKERSKNPNTFIIDTGDMFQGSELSVKTTGKALVPILNALNYDLYLPGNWEVIYYKAAMQSLLGALSAPKVCANMYHDINGKKGELIFPPYYIWNIKGVKIGFLGYTDPLVPLRQSPNYSKGIIYTKPEENLEHYVDVLRNQEQCAYVLVVAHLGLSQQIHLANLDECKGVDYILGGDTHERVRQPIQCKYAKVVEPGAFGSFVGKLNLTIKNGKIIADHYELVEIDADKIRASEEMSGIISNNENTFKKDIYTIVGYSTIPLYRYFVIENPIDTLILNALKWQVPEADIVLSNGFRFCPPNTTPDHTGNIPITNGFIFDMLPVDSTIRTGNVTGAQIKDWLEKELNNVFAKEASERFGGWVIKFQGMKISFNAFCPKGDRVKEISVGSQPLDMNKRYKICACERDGDPADMLCRIRGVADTKNTAYTLHKAMKSYLAEHSPVTPSPALNAVILDGPQSLLTQVTGVNYQFH, encoded by the coding sequence ATGCAAACAAACAGGAGGGATTTCATCAGGCAATTGGGCACTTTAGGTGGAAGCGGACTGTTAGCAGCTACCCCGCTGTTGGGCAGTGCTGGCGAAACAGCCGATGATAAAGATGACTTCACAGTTTCGATCCTGCAAACAACTGATGTCCATTGCCAGGTGCATCCGCACGATGAACTATTCTGGGAAAATAACAAAGCCGTATTCCGTAAAACCGGCGGCTATGCGCACCTCGCCACTTATTTCAAAAAAGAAAGAAGTAAGAATCCAAATACTTTTATAATAGATACCGGAGATATGTTCCAGGGCAGTGAACTCTCTGTGAAAACTACTGGAAAAGCGTTGGTGCCTATCCTAAATGCCCTGAATTATGACTTATACCTGCCCGGCAACTGGGAAGTGATCTACTATAAAGCAGCCATGCAAAGCTTGTTGGGTGCTTTATCTGCACCGAAGGTCTGTGCCAATATGTACCATGATATCAACGGGAAAAAAGGCGAACTGATTTTCCCGCCATATTATATCTGGAATATCAAAGGAGTAAAAATCGGGTTTTTAGGCTACACTGATCCGCTGGTTCCGCTTCGCCAATCACCCAATTACAGCAAAGGAATCATCTATACCAAACCTGAAGAGAACCTGGAACATTATGTAGATGTCTTACGCAACCAGGAACAATGCGCCTATGTGCTGGTCGTTGCGCACCTGGGTTTGTCACAGCAAATTCACCTTGCCAACCTGGATGAATGTAAGGGGGTGGATTATATCCTGGGGGGCGATACACATGAGCGCGTCCGGCAACCCATTCAATGCAAATATGCAAAAGTGGTGGAACCTGGTGCATTTGGTTCATTTGTGGGCAAGCTAAACCTCACCATAAAAAACGGAAAGATTATAGCAGATCATTATGAACTGGTGGAAATAGACGCGGATAAAATCAGAGCATCAGAAGAAATGAGTGGCATTATCAGCAACAATGAAAACACCTTTAAAAAAGATATTTACACTATCGTTGGCTATAGTACGATTCCCCTTTACCGTTATTTTGTTATCGAGAACCCAATTGATACGCTTATCCTGAATGCCTTGAAATGGCAGGTGCCTGAAGCGGATATCGTCCTGTCAAATGGATTCAGGTTTTGCCCACCGAATACCACACCGGACCATACCGGTAATATTCCCATAACTAATGGATTTATTTTTGACATGTTACCGGTGGATAGCACCATACGAACAGGAAATGTAACCGGGGCGCAGATCAAAGATTGGTTGGAGAAAGAATTAAATAATGTATTTGCAAAGGAAGCATCAGAAAGGTTTGGCGGTTGGGTGATAAAATTCCAGGGCATGAAAATTTCTTTTAATGCTTTTTGTCCAAAAGGGGACCGTGTTAAGGAAATTTCAGTTGGTAGCCAGCCATTGGATATGAATAAACGGTACAAAATATGTGCCTGTGAAAGAGATGGTGACCCTGCTGATATGTTGTGCAGGATCAGAGGTGTTGCGGACACAAAAAATACGGCGTACACATTGCATAAGGCGATGAAGTCTTACCTGGCAGAACATTCGCCGGTAACTCCTTCACCCGCTTTGAATGCAGTAATACTGGATGGGCCACAAAGCCTGCTGACACAGGTTACCGGCGTTAATTATCAATTTCACTAA
- a CDS encoding c-type cytochrome encodes MEQAQDNEKIQSGLISVIHKLILAIVILLIGIVALPFVFYFGSLPSKPKTEKDKTPVSRESPKKTGDNYWVAPEPATITDEALKAQVEYGKDLIAHTAKYFGPKGTISATTNGLNCQNCHLQAGTGVFANNYGSVASLYPKFRARSGKIETTNKRVNDCFERSLDGKALDTTSKEMLAIVAYIDFLGTNVKKGEKAPGSGFKDLAYLDRAADPEKGKIVYASKCQSCHQKNGEGVLNGDKTEYSFPALWGKQSYNDGAGLYRISNFAKYVKYNMPLGATHENPQLTDEEAWDVAAYVNAQKRPHISVPKDWPDKSKKPVDHPFGPYADNFTEKQHKFGPFKPIETAAKNTPKSK; translated from the coding sequence ATGGAACAGGCTCAGGATAATGAAAAAATACAATCAGGGCTGATCTCGGTCATCCATAAATTGATATTGGCAATTGTTATTTTGCTGATCGGTATCGTAGCATTACCATTTGTATTCTATTTTGGAAGTTTACCCAGCAAGCCCAAAACGGAAAAAGACAAAACACCGGTATCAAGAGAATCACCCAAAAAAACAGGTGACAATTATTGGGTTGCACCGGAACCCGCAACAATAACTGATGAGGCCTTAAAAGCGCAGGTTGAATATGGAAAGGACCTGATCGCACATACGGCGAAATATTTCGGACCGAAGGGCACAATCAGTGCTACAACAAATGGCTTGAATTGCCAGAACTGCCACTTGCAGGCTGGGACAGGTGTATTTGCCAACAATTATGGATCGGTTGCTTCATTGTATCCTAAATTCAGGGCAAGGAGTGGAAAAATTGAAACCACCAATAAACGGGTCAATGATTGTTTTGAACGCAGCCTGGATGGCAAAGCCCTTGATACCACCAGCAAGGAAATGCTGGCCATTGTTGCCTATATCGATTTCCTGGGTACAAATGTTAAAAAGGGCGAGAAAGCACCAGGCTCAGGGTTCAAAGACCTGGCCTACCTTGACCGTGCTGCTGATCCCGAAAAAGGCAAAATTGTCTATGCTTCAAAATGCCAGAGTTGTCACCAGAAAAATGGCGAGGGTGTACTGAATGGTGACAAAACAGAATATAGCTTCCCGGCTTTATGGGGGAAACAAAGTTACAATGATGGTGCAGGATTATATCGCATCAGCAACTTCGCAAAATATGTAAAGTATAATATGCCACTGGGGGCAACCCATGAAAACCCTCAATTAACTGATGAAGAAGCCTGGGATGTTGCAGCTTATGTAAACGCACAAAAAAGGCCGCATATCAGTGTACCCAAAGACTGGCCTGACAAATCAAAGAAGCCGGTGGATCATCCTTTCGGCCCATATGCCGATAACTTCACAGAAAAACAACATAAGTTCGGTCCATTCAAACCAATTGAAACTGCAGCAAAAAATACACCCAAAAGCAAATAA